One part of the Halopenitus persicus genome encodes these proteins:
- a CDS encoding creatininase family protein — MSRNEDEVWLQELSWPDFEAYLESADNPTVVVPIGSTEQHGPHLPLGVDAYQAKDVAEGIAERADVVAAPPIWYGDAEHHMAFPGTIALSSETVISVLSDVYESLARHGVENVLTVNGHRLANLPAIDIASKRVREEHPEVFFATVDLVRIGVRSHNELRDGDPEDGMHGGEFETSFMLHEHPDLVDEDEFVKETHDGWTRFTSNDYVSMDDSVGTASVSADWGEDDLGHHGDPTKASAEKGETLLEDVVDNAIEFLEDLYAHRSGDGSIGLSY; from the coding sequence ATGTCACGGAATGAGGACGAGGTCTGGCTCCAGGAGCTGAGCTGGCCCGACTTCGAGGCGTACCTCGAATCGGCCGACAACCCGACGGTCGTCGTGCCCATCGGCTCGACCGAACAGCACGGGCCGCATCTCCCGCTCGGCGTCGACGCGTACCAGGCCAAGGACGTCGCCGAGGGGATCGCCGAGCGCGCGGACGTCGTGGCCGCGCCGCCGATCTGGTACGGCGACGCCGAGCACCACATGGCGTTTCCCGGGACGATCGCGCTCTCCTCGGAGACGGTGATCTCGGTGCTGTCAGACGTCTACGAGAGTCTGGCCCGCCACGGCGTCGAGAACGTGCTGACCGTCAACGGCCATCGCCTCGCGAACCTCCCGGCGATCGACATCGCGTCGAAACGGGTCCGCGAGGAGCACCCCGAGGTGTTCTTCGCCACGGTGGACCTGGTGCGGATCGGGGTTCGCTCACACAACGAGTTGCGCGACGGCGACCCGGAGGACGGGATGCACGGCGGCGAGTTCGAGACCTCCTTCATGCTGCACGAACACCCCGACCTCGTCGACGAGGACGAGTTCGTGAAGGAGACCCACGACGGCTGGACCCGGTTCACCTCCAACGACTACGTGAGCATGGACGACAGCGTGGGCACCGCCAGCGTCAGCGCCGACTGGGGCGAGGACGACCTCGGCCACCACGGCGACCCGACGAAGGCGTCGGCCGAGAAGGGCGAGACGCTCCTCGAGGACGTCGTCGACAACGCGATCGAGTTCCTCGAGGACCTCTACGCGCACCGGAGCGGCGACGGCTCGATCGGGCTGAGCTATTGA
- the glyS gene encoding glycine--tRNA ligase, whose translation MAGRELVELAKRRGFFFGSNGAYGGTAGFYTFGPRGAALKRNLEDAWRDRFTLKEGNHEIEAPTVMPEPVFEASGHLEGFDDMLVECGECGVSHRADHLVEDATSIADAEALPGSEVEMLIRDHDVVCPACGTPLAGQDVEDFNLMFATNIGPGDAQPGYLRPETAQGIFVEFPRLKEYARGQLPFGVTQIGPAYRNEISPRGGLLRLREFTQAELEQFIDPEDDDPPIDRVADVEVRLYPAAEQAADDGDYLETTVGEAVDDGVIGSAWVGYYLGVAQEWYERVGVDMDRFRFRQHLSGERAHYAADCWDAESEVDGDWIEIAGFADRGNYDLSKHDAHADDSFTIFKRYDEPRTVERATVDPDMSVLGPEFGGRAGAVADALESLAERDPDAFDAETVTVELDDGETVSVEADVANFSIETETESGEHVIPHVIEPSFGIGRIVQTILAHAYTVDEIDGEERTYLELPPEIAPIDVAVFPLVSNDDRLVDLADRLADDLRAHGLSVAHDDSGSIGRRYRRQDEIGTPFCVTVDRDGLEGDGPDSVTVRERDAARQVRISVDDLADELAALLGEDGTAGFEGLLDRHDPVETDVEAA comes from the coding sequence ATGGCCGGCCGCGAGCTCGTCGAGCTGGCCAAGCGCCGCGGGTTCTTCTTCGGCTCCAACGGCGCCTACGGCGGCACTGCCGGGTTCTACACCTTCGGTCCGCGGGGCGCAGCGCTCAAGCGAAACCTCGAGGACGCCTGGCGCGACCGGTTCACGCTCAAGGAGGGGAACCACGAGATCGAGGCCCCGACCGTGATGCCCGAGCCGGTCTTCGAGGCCTCCGGCCACCTCGAGGGGTTCGACGACATGCTCGTCGAGTGCGGCGAGTGTGGCGTCTCCCACCGCGCCGATCATCTCGTCGAGGACGCCACGTCGATCGCCGACGCGGAGGCGCTGCCCGGATCGGAGGTCGAGATGCTCATCCGCGACCACGACGTCGTCTGTCCCGCCTGCGGCACGCCGCTTGCCGGGCAGGACGTCGAGGACTTCAACCTGATGTTCGCGACGAACATCGGTCCCGGCGACGCACAGCCCGGCTACCTTCGCCCCGAGACCGCACAGGGGATCTTCGTGGAGTTCCCGCGGCTCAAGGAGTACGCCCGCGGGCAGCTTCCGTTCGGCGTCACCCAGATCGGCCCCGCCTACCGAAACGAAATCTCGCCGCGGGGCGGCCTGCTGCGGCTCCGGGAGTTCACCCAGGCCGAGCTCGAGCAGTTCATCGACCCCGAGGACGACGACCCGCCGATCGACCGCGTCGCCGACGTCGAGGTGCGGCTCTACCCCGCCGCCGAACAGGCGGCCGACGACGGGGACTACCTCGAGACCACGGTCGGCGAGGCGGTCGACGACGGCGTCATCGGCTCCGCGTGGGTCGGCTACTACCTCGGCGTCGCCCAGGAGTGGTACGAGCGGGTCGGCGTCGACATGGACCGGTTCCGATTCCGGCAGCACCTGTCGGGCGAGCGCGCCCACTACGCGGCCGACTGCTGGGACGCCGAGAGCGAGGTCGACGGCGACTGGATCGAGATCGCCGGCTTCGCCGACCGGGGCAACTACGACCTCTCGAAACACGACGCCCACGCCGACGACTCCTTCACGATCTTCAAGCGGTACGACGAGCCGAGGACGGTCGAGCGGGCGACGGTCGACCCCGACATGTCCGTGCTCGGCCCCGAGTTCGGTGGACGGGCCGGCGCGGTCGCCGACGCCCTCGAGTCCCTCGCCGAACGTGATCCGGACGCCTTCGACGCCGAGACCGTGACCGTCGAGCTCGACGACGGCGAAACGGTCTCGGTCGAGGCCGACGTCGCGAACTTCTCGATCGAGACGGAGACGGAATCGGGCGAGCACGTCATCCCGCACGTCATCGAGCCCTCGTTCGGGATCGGCCGGATCGTCCAGACGATCCTGGCACACGCCTACACCGTGGACGAGATCGACGGCGAGGAGCGCACCTACCTCGAGCTCCCCCCGGAGATCGCGCCGATCGACGTCGCCGTCTTCCCGCTCGTGAGCAACGACGACCGCCTGGTCGACCTCGCCGACCGGCTCGCCGACGACCTCCGCGCGCACGGGCTCTCGGTGGCACACGATGACTCCGGCTCGATCGGCCGGCGCTACCGGCGACAGGACGAGATCGGCACGCCCTTCTGCGTCACCGTCGACCGCGACGGGCTCGAGGGCGACGGCCCCGATTCGGTCACCGTCCGCGAGCGCGACGCGGCCCGACAGGTCCGGATCTCCGTCGACGACCTCGCCGACGAGCTGGCTGCCCTGCTCGGCGAGGACGGCACGGCGGGCTTCGAGGGCCTCCTGGACCGCCACGATCCGGTCGAGACGGACGTCGAGGCCGCCTGA
- a CDS encoding D-2-hydroxyacid dehydrogenase has protein sequence MTRDPDVVVFRRGTEALSPAAYADALRRRLPDLTVVLAETPREERDLLRKARIATGISITGEQVELADELELFVVASSGTDHLPMDRLRDRGILVANASGIHAPGIAEQVLGYLLVFARRIHRGIRQQADNRWHHYQATELMGSTVTVVGLGAIGHAIVERLDAFGVETIGVRYTPSKGGPTDEVVGFDDDLHAAFARSEYVVLCSPLTETTRRLIGPDEIATLGPDSVVVNVGRGPLVDTDALVEALQVGDLAGCALDVTDPEPLPNDHPLWDLDDAIITPHMGGHTPEHWPRLADVLAENVRRLEDGADRDRFRNLVS, from the coding sequence ATGACGCGAGACCCGGACGTCGTCGTCTTTCGGCGGGGGACCGAGGCGTTGTCGCCCGCGGCGTACGCGGACGCCCTCCGCCGGCGACTCCCCGATTTGACCGTCGTGCTCGCGGAGACGCCCCGCGAGGAGCGCGACCTTCTCCGGAAGGCACGCATCGCCACCGGCATCTCGATCACCGGTGAACAGGTCGAGCTGGCCGACGAGCTCGAGCTGTTCGTCGTCGCCTCCTCGGGAACCGACCACCTCCCGATGGACCGGCTCCGTGACCGGGGCATCCTCGTCGCGAACGCCTCCGGCATCCACGCGCCCGGGATCGCCGAGCAGGTCCTCGGCTACCTGCTCGTGTTCGCGCGCCGCATCCACCGGGGGATCCGCCAACAGGCCGACAACCGCTGGCACCACTACCAGGCCACCGAGCTGATGGGATCGACCGTCACGGTCGTCGGGCTGGGCGCCATCGGGCACGCGATCGTCGAGCGGCTCGACGCGTTCGGCGTGGAGACGATCGGCGTGCGGTACACCCCCTCCAAGGGCGGCCCGACCGACGAGGTCGTCGGCTTCGACGACGACCTGCACGCCGCCTTCGCCCGCTCCGAGTACGTCGTGTTGTGCTCCCCGCTCACCGAGACCACCCGCCGGCTGATCGGCCCCGACGAGATCGCGACGCTCGGCCCCGATTCGGTCGTCGTGAACGTCGGCCGCGGCCCGCTCGTCGACACCGACGCGCTCGTCGAGGCCCTGCAGGTCGGCGACCTTGCCGGCTGTGCGCTCGACGTCACCGACCCCGAGCCGCTCCCGAACGACCACCCGCTCTGGGACCTGGACGACGCGATCATCACGCCGCACATGGGCGGCCACACGCCGGAACACTGGCCTCGCCTCGCCGACGTCCTGGCGGAGAACGTTCGCCGTCTCGAGGACGGTGCGGACCGCGACCGGTTCCGGAACCTGGTCTCCTAG
- a CDS encoding CBS domain-containing protein: MNVADAMTPRSELVVVEIPGTRDDVLEYIQDHGFSSVPVVKGTGDGEVYRGLVSRDDLIDHPDEDQLAMLMREVPTTGADVDIREAASVMVTENARRIPVVDGDALEGILTVTDVVRAIARGDVDGDAAVGDLATRDVNATHVATPLPVAEREIGLSAVPYAVVLDDDATMVGILTEVDVLEVARVVEGEEGTGDSFANQDDDWAWEGIKAVGNRYLPTRNVELPLGPTSEFMTADVVTVSGRRTAAETAREMISNDVEQIPLVSGGELVGIVRDVDLLEGL; this comes from the coding sequence ATGAACGTAGCTGACGCGATGACGCCGCGCTCGGAGCTCGTGGTCGTCGAGATCCCCGGGACGCGGGACGACGTCCTCGAGTACATCCAGGACCACGGCTTCTCCTCGGTGCCCGTCGTCAAGGGAACCGGGGACGGCGAGGTCTACCGCGGGTTGGTCTCGCGTGACGACCTGATCGACCACCCCGACGAGGACCAGCTCGCGATGCTGATGCGGGAGGTCCCGACGACCGGCGCCGACGTCGACATTCGTGAAGCCGCTTCCGTGATGGTCACCGAGAACGCCCGCCGGATCCCGGTCGTCGACGGCGACGCGCTCGAGGGGATCCTTACGGTAACCGACGTGGTTCGAGCGATCGCCCGCGGCGACGTCGACGGGGACGCCGCGGTCGGCGACCTCGCGACGCGGGACGTCAATGCCACCCACGTCGCCACGCCGCTCCCGGTGGCCGAACGCGAGATCGGCCTCTCGGCGGTCCCGTACGCCGTGGTGCTCGACGACGACGCGACGATGGTTGGGATCCTCACCGAGGTCGACGTCCTCGAGGTCGCCCGCGTCGTCGAGGGCGAGGAGGGAACCGGCGACAGCTTCGCCAACCAGGACGACGACTGGGCCTGGGAGGGGATCAAGGCGGTCGGCAACCGGTACCTCCCGACGCGCAACGTCGAGCTTCCGCTCGGTCCGACGAGTGAGTTCATGACGGCCGACGTCGTGACGGTCTCCGGACGCCGGACCGCCGCGGAGACCGCCCGCGAGATGATCTCGAACGACGTCGAGCAGATCCCGCTGGTCAGCGGCGGCGAGCTCGTCGGGATCGTTCGCGACGTCGACCTGCTGGAGGGGCTGTAA
- a CDS encoding pyridoxal phosphate-dependent aminotransferase: MPADRMSAIPFSGIRKIFEECDRLEAAGEDVVHLEIGRPDFDTPEPIKDAGKDALDRGEVHYTSNYGIEPLRRGIAEKLATDNGLQYDPDGGIIVTSGATEAVFCTVVALVGPGDEVLVPDPSWTYRPSIETAGATRVPYPVSPEEGFQPDVEALAERASDDTELLIVNTPHNPTGGMLDADHAAAIRDVAVEHDLTVLSDEIYEKIRYDRDHVSLGALDGMYDRTVTVNGFSKAYSMTGWRLGYLAAPESLVDPIIRLRQYTTTCAPSIAQHAGVRALEGTLEAPMVEAFERRRDLVADRIADVPGMTCPTPSGAFYAFPTVPEGVDDETEFVYSLLREAGVALVPGTVFGETGAGRVRIAYSNSADRIDEAFDRIEAWLAAR, encoded by the coding sequence ATGCCAGCGGACCGTATGTCCGCGATCCCGTTCTCCGGGATCCGGAAGATATTCGAGGAGTGTGACCGGCTCGAGGCCGCGGGCGAGGACGTCGTCCACCTCGAGATCGGACGGCCGGACTTCGACACGCCCGAGCCCATAAAGGACGCCGGAAAGGACGCGCTCGACCGGGGCGAGGTCCATTACACGTCGAACTACGGCATCGAGCCGCTGCGGCGGGGGATCGCGGAGAAGCTCGCGACGGATAACGGGTTACAGTACGATCCGGACGGGGGGATCATCGTGACCTCGGGCGCCACCGAGGCCGTGTTCTGCACCGTCGTCGCGCTCGTCGGTCCCGGGGACGAGGTGCTGGTTCCGGACCCGAGCTGGACCTACCGGCCGTCGATCGAGACAGCCGGGGCCACGCGGGTTCCGTACCCCGTCTCGCCCGAGGAGGGGTTCCAGCCCGACGTGGAGGCGCTCGCGGAGCGCGCGTCGGACGACACCGAACTGCTCATCGTGAACACTCCGCACAATCCGACCGGCGGAATGCTCGACGCGGACCACGCCGCGGCGATCCGCGACGTCGCGGTCGAACACGACCTCACCGTGCTGTCCGACGAGATCTACGAGAAGATACGCTACGACCGTGACCACGTGAGCCTCGGCGCCCTCGATGGAATGTACGACCGGACGGTGACGGTGAACGGCTTCTCGAAGGCGTACTCGATGACCGGGTGGCGGCTGGGCTATCTGGCCGCGCCCGAGTCGCTCGTCGACCCGATCATTCGGCTCCGCCAGTATACGACGACGTGTGCGCCCTCGATCGCACAGCACGCCGGGGTTCGCGCGCTCGAGGGGACCCTCGAGGCGCCGATGGTGGAGGCGTTCGAACGACGGCGCGACCTGGTCGCCGACCGGATCGCCGACGTTCCCGGGATGACCTGTCCGACGCCGAGCGGCGCCTTCTACGCGTTCCCGACGGTCCCGGAGGGCGTCGACGACGAGACCGAGTTCGTCTACTCCCTGCTCCGGGAGGCGGGGGTGGCGCTCGTTCCCGGGACCGTGTTCGGCGAGACCGGGGCAGGACGGGTCAGGATCGCGTACTCGAACTCCGCGGACCGGATCGACGAGGCGTTCGACCGGATCGAAGCCTGGCTCGCGGCGCGGTGA
- a CDS encoding threonine synthase, whose amino-acid sequence MDHVLQCQRCERTFDPGLFPRGCPDCRSDGEAGRLEAVVDLATVDASALPFGTDRSHRSDMWRYRELLPLRAAEPVTMGEGWTPLVELPDAGGDATVLLKNETGNPTWSFKDRLNSLLLSNAVAGEGRTHVATSSTGNHGASTAAYARLAGAEEVLVLIPPETERPIRAQIRAYGAKAAVTDYEERRPLLRSLAKRGWYPTVSVSKEYVSQPYGNEAYKTIAFELVEALETPPDVVVAAVGSGDGLYGTWKGFRELRDLGVIDRTPRMVGVQPAERPSLVTAVEEGHDTVGEAPGPMPSSVSASGDSAGDHALRAIRESDGTAYGIDEAAVQAAMRAAALAGVVPEPASALAPAAVDRAVGDGVVGPGDTVVCVATGAGVKWPDALTDVVGQPPRVEPRLDALAETLGVSVDAPTQ is encoded by the coding sequence ATGGATCACGTCCTACAGTGTCAGCGGTGCGAGCGGACGTTCGACCCCGGGCTGTTCCCGCGCGGCTGCCCCGACTGCCGATCGGACGGGGAGGCGGGTCGGCTCGAGGCAGTCGTCGACCTCGCGACTGTCGACGCGTCGGCGCTGCCGTTCGGGACCGACCGCAGTCATCGGTCGGACATGTGGCGGTATCGCGAGCTCCTGCCGCTGCGTGCGGCCGAGCCCGTGACGATGGGCGAGGGGTGGACCCCGCTGGTCGAACTCCCCGACGCCGGCGGCGACGCGACCGTCCTGTTGAAGAACGAGACCGGCAATCCGACCTGGTCGTTCAAGGACCGACTCAACTCGCTGTTGCTCTCGAACGCGGTCGCGGGGGAAGGCCGGACCCACGTGGCGACCTCGAGCACCGGCAACCACGGCGCCAGCACCGCGGCCTACGCCCGGTTGGCCGGGGCCGAGGAGGTGCTCGTCCTCATCCCGCCGGAAACCGAACGACCGATCCGTGCCCAGATCCGCGCGTACGGCGCGAAGGCGGCGGTGACCGACTACGAGGAGCGGCGCCCGCTGTTGCGGTCCCTCGCGAAACGCGGCTGGTATCCGACCGTCAGCGTCTCGAAGGAGTACGTCAGCCAGCCGTACGGGAACGAGGCGTACAAGACGATCGCCTTCGAGCTCGTCGAGGCGCTCGAAACCCCGCCCGACGTCGTCGTTGCGGCGGTCGGGTCCGGGGACGGTCTCTACGGGACCTGGAAGGGGTTCCGCGAGCTCCGGGACCTGGGCGTCATCGACCGGACCCCGAGAATGGTCGGCGTGCAGCCGGCCGAGCGGCCGTCGCTCGTGACCGCCGTCGAGGAGGGCCACGACACCGTGGGGGAGGCCCCCGGACCGATGCCGAGTAGCGTCTCCGCGAGCGGCGACTCCGCCGGCGACCACGCGCTTCGCGCGATACGCGAATCCGACGGCACCGCCTACGGGATCGACGAGGCCGCCGTTCAAGCGGCGATGCGTGCGGCCGCCCTCGCGGGCGTCGTCCCGGAGCCGGCGAGCGCGCTCGCGCCCGCCGCGGTCGACCGCGCCGTCGGCGACGGGGTCGTCGGCCCCGGAGACACCGTGGTCTGCGTGGCGACGGGTGCGGGAGTCAAGTGGCCCGACGCTCTCACCGACGTCGTCGGCCAGCCCCCGCGCGTCGAGCCACGGCTCGATGCGCTCGCCGAAACGTTGGGGGTGTCCGTCGACGCGCCGACCCAGTAG
- a CDS encoding ketopantoate reductase family protein, with amino-acid sequence MRILVFGAGSLGSLIGGLLARAHDVTLVGRDPHMRRVREDGLRIEGAIEAHTHPRALTDGTGERADVAIVTTKTYDTDAAARTLATGRYETVVSLQNGLTEERLLAALDARVLAGTVTYGARLVDSGRVECTGTGEVTIGALSGGQDPEAERIAEAFREADVTAGSASDMPRRRFRKLAVNAGINGPTALADVDNAAVATGPAGAVAREAACEVATVARAEGVDLSNGDAVAAVERVAETTAANHSSMRQDRADERCTEVDAIYGAAIDRGETHGVETPTCRTLAALLRAWERDRGLRPADDVGGGAGGL; translated from the coding sequence ATGCGGATCCTCGTCTTCGGCGCCGGAAGCCTCGGAAGCCTGATCGGCGGGCTGCTCGCGCGGGCACACGACGTGACGCTCGTCGGCCGCGACCCGCACATGCGCCGGGTCCGCGAGGACGGCCTCCGGATCGAGGGGGCCATCGAGGCGCACACCCATCCCCGCGCGCTCACGGACGGCACGGGCGAGCGCGCCGACGTGGCGATCGTGACGACGAAGACCTACGACACGGACGCTGCGGCGCGGACGCTCGCGACGGGTCGGTACGAAACGGTGGTCTCCCTCCAGAACGGGCTCACCGAGGAACGGCTCCTCGCCGCCCTCGACGCGCGCGTCCTCGCGGGGACGGTCACCTACGGCGCGCGGCTCGTCGACTCCGGTCGCGTCGAATGTACCGGAACCGGGGAGGTGACGATCGGCGCGCTCTCGGGCGGACAGGACCCCGAGGCCGAGCGGATCGCCGAGGCGTTCCGGGAGGCGGACGTCACCGCCGGGTCGGCGTCGGACATGCCCCGGCGCCGCTTTCGAAAGCTCGCCGTCAACGCCGGGATCAACGGCCCGACGGCGCTGGCGGACGTCGACAACGCCGCGGTGGCGACGGGTCCGGCGGGCGCGGTCGCGCGCGAGGCAGCCTGCGAGGTCGCGACGGTCGCGCGTGCGGAGGGCGTCGATCTCTCGAACGGCGACGCCGTGGCGGCCGTCGAGCGCGTCGCCGAGACCACGGCCGCGAACCACTCCTCGATGCGACAGGACCGGGCGGACGAGCGCTGCACCGAGGTGGACGCGATCTACGGGGCCGCGATCGACCGCGGGGAGACCCACGGCGTCGAGACGCCGACCTGCCGGACGCTGGCGGCGCTGCTCCGGGCCTGGGAGCGCGATCGGGGACTACGGCCGGCGGACGACGTCGGGGGCGGCGCCGGCGGTCTCTGA
- a CDS encoding DUF2848 family protein, which produces MTTLDLTVRRADGSTRGVTVPIRRIANCGMATRNPDPDRVDRMFEELATIGVTRPDTLPMVVPKPPHLLTTDSEIVVNAATTGGELEFVLLPTADRTYVGVGVDHKDDHVMDRNLHRANSTCPSVIADEVWRLDDVRDRWDDLEISCWTGRGDDRELYQRATLDAFLRPDALLEAIDAKTTAPLTGTAVWSGTVSTGADGDVDARPDVTYGDFYAMQLYDPAANRRISHQYDVSLNDWLDDCELP; this is translated from the coding sequence ATGACGACCCTTGACCTCACCGTCCGCCGTGCGGACGGCTCGACCCGGGGCGTGACGGTCCCCATACGGCGGATCGCCAACTGCGGGATGGCGACGCGGAACCCGGACCCGGACCGGGTCGACCGGATGTTCGAGGAGCTGGCCACGATCGGGGTCACCCGCCCCGACACGCTCCCGATGGTCGTTCCGAAGCCGCCGCACCTGTTGACGACCGACTCCGAGATCGTGGTCAACGCGGCGACGACCGGCGGCGAGCTGGAGTTTGTGCTGCTGCCGACCGCCGACCGGACCTACGTCGGGGTCGGCGTCGACCACAAGGACGACCACGTGATGGACCGGAACCTCCACCGGGCGAACAGCACGTGCCCCAGCGTGATCGCCGACGAGGTCTGGCGGCTGGACGACGTCCGCGACCGCTGGGACGACCTCGAGATCAGCTGCTGGACCGGGCGGGGGGACGATCGGGAGCTCTACCAGCGAGCCACCCTCGACGCGTTCCTGCGGCCGGACGCGCTCCTCGAGGCGATCGACGCGAAGACGACCGCGCCGCTTACCGGCACCGCCGTCTGGTCGGGCACCGTCTCGACCGGCGCCGACGGCGACGTCGACGCCCGGCCGGACGTCACCTACGGGGACTTCTACGCGATGCAGCTGTACGACCCGGCGGCGAACCGCCGGATCTCCCACCAGTACGACGTCTCGCTGAACGACTGGCTCGACGACTGCGAGCTTCCCTGA
- a CDS encoding DUF7556 family protein, with protein MSRSSTPWDEPDTEPRDPPLPQARDALEPVSSPDVMASVDATPSRSEFVIADVSREDAWMAVEETDAPVLEEWC; from the coding sequence ATGTCACGGAGTTCCACTCCCTGGGACGAGCCGGACACCGAACCACGCGACCCGCCGCTGCCGCAGGCACGGGACGCGCTCGAACCGGTGTCGTCGCCGGACGTAATGGCGTCGGTGGACGCCACGCCGTCCCGGTCGGAGTTCGTCATCGCGGACGTCTCCCGCGAGGACGCGTGGATGGCGGTCGAGGAGACCGACGCCCCGGTCCTCGAGGAGTGGTGCTGA
- a CDS encoding NADH:flavin oxidoreductase/NADH oxidase, giving the protein MTPTLFSPVSIRGADLRNRVMVSPMCQYCAADGLADDWHRVHLGTRAVGGAGLVMTEATAVEPRGRITPFDLGIWSAEHADALAPIASFVREQGAVPGIQLAHAGRKASHAPPREGRHPIRPADGGWETVSASGVPYPEENAVPTRRLSEAGIEAIVDAFAAAARRAREAGFEVVEIHAAHGYLLHQFLSPVTNRRDDRYGGDVESRARVPIAVVERVREVWPDDAPVFVRISATDWLPDRTAWTVDDSVRLAGRLVEAGADLVDVSGGGLHPDQRIPETGPGYQVPYAETIREAGDLPVATVGKITSPTHADAIVRNGRADLVALGRELLRNPYWPLAAARELGADVEWPTQYVRAKPR; this is encoded by the coding sequence GTGACACCCACACTATTCTCGCCGGTCTCGATCCGGGGGGCCGACCTCCGGAACCGGGTGATGGTCTCGCCGATGTGCCAGTACTGTGCCGCGGACGGGCTGGCCGACGACTGGCACCGGGTCCACCTCGGAACGCGCGCGGTCGGCGGCGCGGGGCTCGTGATGACCGAGGCGACCGCGGTCGAGCCCCGGGGACGCATCACGCCGTTCGACCTCGGGATCTGGTCGGCCGAGCACGCGGACGCGCTCGCGCCGATCGCGTCGTTCGTCCGCGAGCAGGGCGCAGTCCCCGGGATCCAGCTCGCGCACGCGGGGCGGAAGGCCTCCCACGCGCCGCCGCGGGAGGGGCGACACCCGATCCGGCCCGCGGACGGGGGCTGGGAGACCGTGAGCGCGTCCGGAGTCCCGTATCCCGAGGAGAACGCGGTCCCGACCCGACGGCTGAGCGAGGCCGGCATCGAGGCGATCGTCGACGCGTTCGCCGCGGCCGCACGGCGGGCTCGCGAGGCCGGCTTCGAGGTCGTCGAGATCCACGCCGCCCACGGCTACCTCCTCCACCAGTTCCTCTCGCCGGTCACGAACCGCCGGGACGACCGATACGGCGGCGACGTCGAATCGCGGGCTCGAGTTCCGATCGCCGTCGTCGAGCGCGTCCGGGAGGTGTGGCCGGACGATGCGCCGGTGTTCGTCCGGATCTCCGCGACCGACTGGCTGCCGGACCGGACCGCCTGGACCGTGGACGACTCCGTCCGGCTCGCCGGGCGGCTCGTCGAGGCCGGCGCCGACCTCGTCGACGTCTCGGGCGGCGGGCTCCACCCGGACCAGCGGATCCCCGAGACCGGACCGGGCTATCAAGTGCCGTACGCCGAGACGATCCGGGAGGCGGGCGACCTGCCGGTGGCGACGGTCGGGAAGATCACGTCGCCGACGCACGCGGACGCGATCGTCCGGAACGGCCGGGCGGACCTCGTGGCCCTGGGTCGCGAGCTGCTTCGGAACCCGTACTGGCCGCTCGCGGCCGCCCGGGAGCTCGGCGCCGACGTCGAGTGGCCGACCCAGTACGTCCGCGCGAAGCCGCGGTGA